The segment TTGTGAACTTGGCATTTTGTGACTTTGCAATGATGCTGAAAGCCCCAATATTTCTGTATAATTCTTTTCATTATGGGTTTGCCTTGGGAGCTACGGGGTGCCAAATTTTTGCTGGGATGGGGGCTCTTTCAGGGATTGGTGCAGGTAAGTATAGAAATGGtgattttttgtttagtttaatTCAAGATTTAATAGGTATGACAAATGCTGCTATAGCCTATGATAGATATACGACCATCACCAGGCCTTTTGATGGCAAAATCACCAGAACTAAAGCTTTAGTGAtggtattatttatttggttttataCTATTCCTTGGACTGTTTTGCCTGCGATGGAAATTTGGGGCCGATTTGTTCCaggtaaaacaaaatttgcatatttgaatatttgtttatagGGTACTTATTTAGAGGGATTTCTCACTGCTTGCTCTTTTGATTACCTAAACAGAAGCTTTGATAATCGCCTATTTGTGGGAGCAATTTTCACATTCTCCTACGTCATTCCTATGCTTATGATAATCTACTTCTACAGCAAGATTGTAAGCAAAGTTTTTAGCCATGAGAAGGCCTTAAGGGAGCAAGTAAGACTCACTTTATTTcattgcaataattttattaaagcgATTTGAAGGCTAAAAAGATGAATGTAGAGTCTCTAAGAGCTAATCAGCAGCAAAATGCTGAGTCTGCAGAGTTGAGAATAGCCAAAGCAGCCATTACCATATGTTTCATGTTCGTAGTATCATGGACTCCTTACGCAGTCTTAGCACTGATAGGAGCATTTGGAGATCAAACATTACTCACCCCGGGAGTGTCCATGATTCCAgcattaaattgcaaattagtGGCGTGTATTGATCCTTATATTTATGCCATTAGCCATCCTAAATTTAGGTGagtaaaatatattgaagATAATTTTCCTAGAGGTTTTTTTGCAGAATTGAACTGCAGAAAAGATTGCCTTGGTTAGCTATAAACGAAAAAGAACCAGATACGCAGTCTGTATCCACTGAACAGACAACTGGACAGCAAATAACTgcgtaaatttgtttttttctttaaaggGCTCGAAAAGATGCccggaaattaaatttttacgaCGATCTTTGGCTGTGGAATCCAGGAACAACGATAGAGGACCTTGCAAGCTTATGCATTCTTATTTATAGTGCCAGAATTTCAGTGTTTGggttaaagttattaattaataaaatgcatgCAAACAGCTGGgtaatcattaaaataatatccCTCCTTTATCCCCTTTTCACCAATCTCCCATGGCAACGCCTAACAATCTCAACAAAATTAAGCACCTCAATTGGCAGTTCCtttgtgtataaaaaaattaatcacatCACAGGGCGTTTCTTGAGGAGTGGAGGTTTATTGTGCGACCTCCCCTTCCGCCGAAACGGAGGGAGATTCGGGCAATGGGGACAGCTCCTTTAAGCCCCAGAGGGAGAGAAACTGTTCCCATAGTAACGCTTAACAACCCCAAGGAAAATAAAGAGCCCAATTAGCAGTTTTTCTGTGCgtgaaaaaatttcattcttaaaaataaaaagtctGTAAATCGTATTACACGGCGTTTCTTGGTGAGTGGAGGGCTGTGGTGCGATCTTCCCTTCTATCGAAACGGAGGGGGATTTGGAAGATGGGGGCAGCTCCTCTGGGTCTCAGAGAGTGAGGAGCAGCCCCAAAATAAATCTCAGAAGCAACATGAAACTGGGAGGATGTCTGATGTGCGCCCCACCTGTATCTACACAAGGGTAAGTGCGTGCATACTTGAGAATCTAGGCAATTTACGTTAAATAATGGGGAAATTTCAAAGAGAGCGCTTAGTTTAGGGAAGCcggaaaataccaaaaatgataatgga is part of the Euwallacea similis isolate ESF13 chromosome 17, ESF131.1, whole genome shotgun sequence genome and harbors:
- the LOC136414340 gene encoding opsin, ultraviolet-sensitive-like, producing the protein MSLFNWTSVSYYEARTKDAGISHNLGWDLGPEDLIHIPEHWLIYPAPPKSLHLLLGMIYVFFFLASIVGNGLVLWIFTTAKPLRTASNMFVVNLAFCDFAMMLKAPIFLYNSFHYGFALGATGCQIFAGMGALSGIGAGMTNAAIAYDRYTTITRPFDGKITRTKALVMVLFIWFYTIPWTVLPAMEIWGRFVPEGFLTACSFDYLNRSFDNRLFVGAIFTFSYVIPMLMIIYFYSKIVSKVFSHEKALREQAKKMNVESLRANQQQNAESAELRIAKAAITICFMFVVSWTPYAVLALIGAFGDQTLLTPGVSMIPALNCKLVACIDPYIYAISHPKFRIELQKRLPWLAINEKEPDTQSVSTEQTTGQQITA